The genomic interval ataagtaaatctgattatattgaaatgagttttatttagggcataaaacccaacagtttaaaactcttagactacaccacatcaaatttcgaaatttgcctatgtgcttgtaaatatttctgataagatggtggttactttaggggtggaatagtgattttggagaagtataaaaacctatatgaagtctctaagtctaccagagagggactgaatgttaaggttgcaggaaaggtacttattcagtctaaggaaagttctatacatttttggcatcattccaaattgccttaaactactagtgttaatttcctgattaaccaaaagtagttgccaaagatatagaatccagtatcccaagagagtagacatatagagaggaatttcacattatcaatgattttgtgattaaggaagagtaatagtggagaaaaggttgtggttaattcaacctttaagatcctattacgaggagtttactactactacacttgatttgtatatcaaggtgttgagattatttgaaacgcactttttgttttatattagtgcaagtgggagtttgttggattttatgccctaaataaaactcatttcaatataatcagatttacttattaatataaatcagaaataacatttaatgttgcatggttcacatgatttatttcatgattatatgtacataatgtatagattcatctgaaacccttttcacatacttgatcctgtttatagtgccgtcaacacattggaaagtaaacatgactatgtgaataaagtttcctagatttatcagacacagggttttactaatatgataatctacaacaagagtttacttgcatttggagaaatgctatgttctttccagaacattggttaaagtaaagctcaggttggatgcatggagtatgcatcggaagggaccgatattgaactttgacttagatttaattaaacttatcgtaaaatctattcaagtcaatttcgcctagttgatcctagatcaaatgatcttaatcctgttatgattaggctcaatcttgaaaggctattcgtgttccttgaattgttagttaagcctacttttaggtcagggtgatacgtactttttgggaacacggtagtgcaattaagtgggagtgctagcataaacatggaatctatagcttctatctggcaaatagtaagcaaaggatgatctccttcgagcttgaccaaacgaaaaataaatggtggagatctcatttcacataagctgaaatatcatttatacggggtcaagtgttttaaggataaaatacatagtagggtgttacggtaatctaatccctttactgtgtagatcattcatatagaggatcattgatcaaattaggattataacaatggataactaatgatgtgtctatatggtggaacatatagagcattctatatactgagagtgcaattctaagttctatgcgtggattcaatgaagaattaataagttagtgaattttagtcctaaattcttgatcttcttattggaagctcggttatatagacccatggtccccccactagttgagataatattgcttgtaagactcatgtaattggttttgattaatcaattataattctcaaattagactatgtctatttgtgaatttttcactaagtaagggcgaaattgtaaagaaagagtttataggggcatatttgttaattatgatactttgtatggttcaattaataaatatgataaatgacaatattatttaataattatttatagttattaaatagttagaattggcatttaaatggttgaattaagaaattggcatttttgagaaaatcagatacaaaaagtgttaaaattgcaaaattgcaaaaagcaaggcccaatccactaagcgtatggccggccaccttagtaggtattttaagttgatttttttcattattttaatgccatataatttaaatctaaccctagtggaatgctataaatagatagtgaaggcttcaggaaaattagactttctgaatcagaaaaatccgagcctcctctctcttctctagccgccactctctctctctattcttccttgataatttcgaaatccttagtgtatgagtagtgcccacactcagcaagtgatacctcaatcatagtgtggaagatcgtgaagaaagatcatcagcaaaggattttcagcatcaaagattcagagaaagagatccaggttcagatattgataatgctctgctacagaaaggaatcaagggctagatatctgaacggaaggagtcatattattccgctgcacccaatgtaaggtttcctaaactttatatgtgtttatttcatcgttttagaaagttcatatttagggtgttaatcaacacacttgtgagtagatctaagatcctggtaaaataatttccaacagttttcTCCTCGAGTTTACTTGaatctttgttattttttatgataGTGAAAATGCCTAGAGCACTTTTTGCTGAACTGAATTAGAAACTGCCCAGGTAgacaaaatgtcaacctgggcgcagaGCCCAATCCCAAGTGTCAAACTCCATTTTTTGTGGCCCAGGTTGACAAATTGTCAACTTGGACGGAGGGCCAACCCCaagtgtcaacctgggcgttggGCCCTATTTTTTATGCCtatgaattgttgttattcCTCCAAAAGGACCTATTTACctattttttatgaagacagatttaatgcaaaagttggATCTTCGATCGGATGCTGGGAAGGCACCCAAATTGACAAATTTTCAACCTCGGGGTTGGGTGCTAGGGGCCTCGGGtgctcaaaaatcaacttattcCAAATCTCATTCTAATTCCTCAAACATGTTCGTGGTATGTTAAGTCAATGCCTAATGCAATTTTTGGCCACTTTGCACTAAGACGGTCCCAGAAACTGAAACCCTAGTTGAGGATGTTAACTTGGGCGCCAGGTGAAAACCCTAGGTGCCCAGGTTGGCTTTTGGGTTGCAAGTTCGTGTAATTTCAAATCCCAAACCTTGTATTAGGTTGCTCCATGTCTTCATGGTGCAGTTTACTGAAAGATAGTGAGTTAGATTCAAGTTATTAAAGTCCAAACTTCCATTCAGAGTTCCCAAAGTTAACTGGGTGGAGGACCCCTCCCAGGTCGACCTGCTATGACTCGAGACTACTCAACTCTGAGATGTCATCTTTCTTTCCAcatgtcaaacattgatgtccacATCATCACACCTACTCTTGGTGtaaacatttacccccaagtcaACTTTACACTTGTGTGAGGTTGACTTAATGACGTGAACTAAGCTCGTTTCTCTCGAAACTACCAGGTAGGCATCAAGTTCGATAATCTTGGACAATTGTCTCTGATCTTCAAGCATTCCCACTGAGAGTAGGATTTCAAATTTCCATTCCCTATTGAATAGTGGATTTCAATATTTAAAGTTGATGACTCCTTGAGTGATTCCATTTGAGTTGAGATACAGTGAAATCATGCCAACATTGGAATGTCAACATTTACTATGATCTTCGGTTGTTGTCTTAGTATTGAATCTATTGTCACACTGTCTATTTATATGAATATTGATGTAGTCTTTGTCTTCTCTTAGGTTGTAGTCTTGTTCATCTCCTTGGTTTGTTAGCAGAGGAGGCCTTCGTCAATCTCCTTAGCTTTACACCTTCAGAGGCCTTTAACATCCCCTTAGCATTGCAATGGAGGAGGCTTTCAACATCCTCTTGACTTCACAGCAAAGGAGGCTTTCAACATCCTCTCAACTTTACAGCAGAGGAGATCTTCTTGACGATTGTCAATGATGTGTTGAAACAGTCATTGGTTGTTCTTTGGTCAATTGAGGATGTGATCAACTCTTAAATTAGTATGCTCAAAATAGGGGTAATGTTTTCCCCGTCTCGGGTGCACCTTAGAGTGATTGTAGGTGCGGTCTCAAATTTGTCCTCAGTCTTTCACCTTAGAGGTCTTCATCGTCCATTCTAATGTATTCACAAAGGAAGAGGCCTTCTTTGTCTCCTTGGTTGTCTTAACAACGAAGGAAGTCTTCCACTTCCCCTTGACTGTTATCACAGTGAAAAAGGTCTTCTTCATCCCCCCGACATAGTTGAGGAGGTCTTCTAGGCGAATGTCAATGATGTGTTGTAACATTCACATTATACTCTTTGGTTTCTAAGGAGATAGTCAATACCATTTGTTGTTGAGAGCTTGATAGACAAGTGGTAGATGAGTGAGATGGCTCGAAGGTCACTGGGTGTTGACCTTTCAAGGAGACTTGGTGTTGATCACTATGAAGGTAGTCATAGTGATGTTTGCCACGTGGCAATTTTGACTGTGAGTGGTGATCTGATTCTACCACAGGGAGCGATGTCGGCTCACATGAAACCATACATGAGCTGCTTGCATGGCTTTGGATCTCTTGGGGAGTGACCTACTCTTTTGAGGGTTTGTTTTGATTAGAACAATTAGTGATGCTTGATTATTAAATGTCACCTTTCTTGCCATGATATTTGAAATGTTGTTGTTACTGTCTGAGTTTGACTGCTCTTGCCCCCAGCGTTGATTTTTGTGTGACTGGGGtgaaattttttgaagttttcatGTTAAAGCTATTTATTGTGAGTGAGATAGACCACTGCTGAGGTGTAGCGGGTTATTACTTGTGTTCTTAGTGCTCAAGCATGAGCTAACTTTGTGATCATAAGTAAGATGAATTACTGTCGATGAGTAGTGTAGAGAAATTTGCCAAATCTTCTGTATAAGGGCGAAATCACTGGTTGTTGGAGAACCTAGTTTGATGATTTCAACTCATAGACCCTTGTTAAAAAAACAACTCCaaggggaaaaaaaaaagaaaaaagaaatattagaCTAAACCCTCGCTAAGTACGGTGTCCCATACTTAGAAGGAGCTTTAGCCTCTGGAAGAATACCACAACTGGGGCAGTGTCCTACTCCCAGAGGGTTTTTTTTCAATCAACTAGAGAATCTCTTCTGGATGCAGCATCCTGCTTCTAGAGAGCTTTCTGTAATTGATGatgcttttcttttctttttaatttttgtgatcCGAGGAGGAACACTTGCACTAGCATTTTAGATTTATGAACTCGGTCATTATATTCTTGTGAGACCTCAAGTGTTTATATCATAACAGTTCTTAACTCTGGTGTGCAAATAGTCTATATGTGTGCTTGTTCAACTTAATGGACTTACTAGCACTTAAGGATTAAGAAACTCAGTTACTTGGAATAACATCAATATTtcattaaaccataaaaataCTAACTCAGGTGTGCAAAATGTCGCTGCAATTCCTTGCTCTCGTATACCAAGGTGTATGTGACATACATGACTCTCATGTACCATGATTTTTGTAAATGCTCATGTAACGTGCATAGCTCCTATATACTATGTCTTATTTGCCCCCGAGTGATTGAAGAAATGCCTTCATTGGTCACTTTCCATATTGAATCTCGTTGGGCTTTCTTGATCATGGGTCTCAGGGAGTTGTTGCATGTGTGAGCACTTGTCCACTTATCTAGAGATTCGTGGGTTGGCTGCATTTAACTCACTAAAAAAATAATCGTAGTTACTTCAAGACCAACTCTACAAGCTTTGTTCAGCAGTTTAGAGCATTGTCAGGTCTGTGAGGttcaattgattaataaaaataaagtatcAATGAGCTTTACTCAACGCTCTTATTCCTTAGATATTAAATTCAATTACACCACTATGAGCTAAgttgaaagaaaaagaagtaaTAGTtgcataattttatttttcatcaaaGCTTAGCTGAAGTGATCCCCACTACACAAATGCCCCGTTCGAATAATAGTTTAGGGACCATACCTTAGCGATGGACCTCCCTACCTAAATATTACTTCGTCGCATCTTGTCGGTTCGAGAGGCGAACGATTCACTTGCACAAGGTAAAGTGAATCCCACTGTGAAGCAAACTGTTTAGGCAAAAGTTTCATTATTATCATTACAGATGCTCTCCGTTCCAATATCTTGGTACCGACATTGGATTCAAGTGGCAGTCATACTAAACTCCAACATGTTTGTCCTGACTTTAAACATTTTTATGACGATATAATTATACGGTCCTTCCCTCTCTCATTGGGAGTCTTCAGTGTCGCTTTCTTGGTCACTAGTTTTGGAAGACTCATAAGACACATCTTCATTGTTGCTCCCATGTTCTTGGTAATTTTTGGAAATAGAGCGGAATCAAAACAACAAAACTTTTAATAATCAAACGATTAGCAATGACAAGATTATCAAATCAAAAACAACAATCGGATGAAAATAGGGGCAAACAAAGTAATGAAAACCAAAAATAGTAATTgcagaaaataaagaaattaacacCAAGATATATACTGGTTTAAGTTTGATAAATCGATGTGATCTATGACTCTACTCAGTTCTAGAACACCACTGTAATCcttctttattgattgagcaagaaTAGGTACACACAATCGAGATGAGGTTCTCTGTTAAGTTCTTACAAAGTGTTTCAACTCTTACACTTACACCCAAGAATCTTTTTCATACACAGAAGATTCTTCTTACAGAACCCAAAcccaatctctctcttttctctacacctctctctctcttcctctcaaTGTTTTCTCTCTCCAATTCTCAATCTCACCATAACTGAGTtctcaatttcatatttttctaaaataactAGTCAAGGTGGTATTTATAGCCTTAGGATCAAGATCCTAAAGTTGGTGGCTGTAGGAAGCGaggttgttaagttagttaaaaATAACTAACTTCACCAACTCCTCATAGAGCGAAGCCTCCACGTTAGCTTGAGTATCAAAGCCTTCGAGAATATATATGAGCTTCAGGACTCACGGACCAAGGACACTCGCTAATGATGCTTACGGATATGATTGAGCCTGCTAGAGTCGACTATCCGAAACTATCATTTCAGGAAGGACAACTAGCCAACTAGAACTCCTTTCTAGAGAAAGGCTAGTTATCTTGAAAACTGAACTTGGAGTGGACATATTAGTCATTCGTGAACACCTTTTCAGACTCAACTATCATTCTACTAGACTCTTTCCAGGACTGGCTTCTACAAGTGAACAACTTTTTAGAAATGACGTATGCAGAGACATTTTTATTTGGAGGAACTATAAcgcaaaacttttttttttaaaaaaaattgatagggGCCACGGTCCCCTAATGAAAGAGTGGATCTATCCTTAACGATGGGTTCTATGTCCTCTCGCGGTGGTACTTCATCTTAGCAGTGCTCTCTAATGGTGGAGGGATACTCTCCACGATTTTCTGGCATCGAGGTTTGGGCTGCGActgagagaggaagagagaaagtcAAAGATAgagagaatttttttaaaaaaatgagggAGGTAAATTTGGTATAAGAAAAAACAATAGCACGCATTATAAATGTATGTTATGAGGGGGCTATTTTGATAGAAATGATCATTTAAGCATATAAACTAAAATATCTAATACCAAATATATTtagtaattttcattaattaacAAGTAAATTAATAATGTGGCATAATGAAGAATATAAAGCTTTAAACACTCCACTTATAAAGCTGGcattaaatatagaataattagcttttttagtccctgtacttatgacactatactatgatgccccttaatttataagtgtagttaaaaataccccctaaaatatatcagttggaatagtataatccttctatctaattctgttaaaattgactaaagttgactgttaaattaataatgtggcattatacatagatagtagttgaaaaattatataccattaggaaaataaattacaagtcataaaaattacaatcacaggaaaaaaaaaatgaaaaataacatcccaaaaaatagaatatcattaccttaattttccaaaaatcccatgttctttctagtgatatccatctcttcaaatactgtagaatcctaattttacacctttttctaatttgaactgctaaaaaacgattggaattattttaataaaattatttttattaaattttttttaaaaggttatgaaattattttttaatcatctttcattgtcagttataatgccacctcatagtcaattttccctctaaaaagagatgaaattactactctatcctttgttataataccacatcatcaatacaaacagtatttttaaacaaaataaacagaaggactaaatgtatgcatataaaattatacaaggactatttgtaacaagctgaatagattaaggggcataatagtatagtgtcataagtacagggggtaaaaaagataattattcttAAATATATGAAGAGAATAGTTCATGATGATCTATATGCCTTCCCAAATGTTATCCATCATGTGTACCAATTAATCTTGTACATTTGTATACGTAACTCATTttcttactctctctctctttcaactAAGGGTACACCATGTCACCATACAACTCATCCTTTGTTAAGAAATCAATCTACTTATATTATTTATCATTTCAAAGGTTCTAGAATAAACTTTTTTCTTGGTCTAGAACAATTTATAGTACTAGAGTTACATAAAAGATTATGAgtcagaaaaaaataaattacataaaagaacCACCAACTCAACCTTACAACCTACAAAATTTAACCTTGTTGTTCCAATTACATGGCAACACTATGAGCACTAAGACAAATGTCACCTATATAACGACATAATGTCACATATATGTGGTTGCAATGGCAACAGAAAATCAAAATTACCTTctctttaagaaaaaaaaatctaaaacttgaataagaatttaggttaatattttatttatcatatAAATACATTGTTATGTTGATTACGATGAATTTAAACCACACCAACTTGAGAAGAGACaaataaattttaagaaaagaatttttttttttagtaattaggCTAAACAGAAAATAGCCAAATTTGGGTGGATTGGAGAATAGGATTTCAATAATTGAAGTCTAATGGGGCTTGTTTGATCAatcatttttcatattttattaccaaataaaaaaagtaaaaaaaaataataattttaaggcTGACCTAATGAACACGTGTCAGTAACTTGAACCACACACACACGCAATGATTGTATTGGAAATGTCCACGTCAGCAATTTTGGACGATAGTCAAATATACATAGTTCTGCTTGATCACCAAATCACCGTTGAGAATAATCTAATAACGATATTTCACACAATTGGTGGTTTTCATCTCTGCATGTACGACCACAGTAAGCTCGGTAGAGTTTCACTCAATCAGTACCGTTTATCTCATCGTTTTATAAAtttagaacaagactagggcgTATGATCAGTTGGTTCTTTTTcacaatagagagagagagagagagagagaagagccAGAAGGAAATGAGGGTGAGATTGTTGGTGGTTACACAGACCCAGTGAGGAGAGAGAAGCGTAATTAGGGGTTTCAAGCTCATTGATATTCTGGGATTTGACCTGGAATTTCTCCTTCTGACCAGAAAATTTTGTGATTTTAAGTGTAATTACCCTGTGATATCACCGCTGTGAGTTTTCTTTCGGTGATGAGGGCCGATGCTTAGAGTTTGATCAGAAGGGTATCCCTAATTTTGGTTACTTGAGGTTGTTACCCAATCCCATGCCCTTCCCAATTTTCTCTTTGTGGGTTTTCGATTAAGAGTATATTTCTGGATTTTGAATTTTGGAGTGCATAAGAACTAGTTGGAGTGGTCTTTGTTGGATTTTAACGACTGTTTCGAGAATTTGATCCAAGAAAAAAGGACTGTTTACagaagaaatttaagaaaaggGACAAAAAAAAGTTgttcttttgttttttctttgtttggttTGTCATTATTGAGTTTCGTTGATCATTTTAAGTACGCTTCGGTACTTTTGAGTCCTTTTCCATGTGAATCTGAACGGAAGAAAATTATGAAAGTAATCGAGTAGAATTCTTTTGTATTTCAGTTTTGTTATTGTTGATTGTTCTGTTGTTTTCTTAAAGTTGATTTCTTTGTTCGTTGATCTTTGATCTTAAAGGGTTCCTTTAAAGGGACTTTTTTTGGCTTTACATAATTGAGATGGCCATGAGAGATCTCAAGTAAATTTTGTGTACTAATTTCCTCTATCTTGATTATGACCTATAGCTTTAATGATTTGTTTGTGGATATGTGAAAGAAAGAAACAGCAGTAATCTTTTAGACCAAATTAGCTTAACTCCGCAATTTAACACTTCTGGGATTTTCTTTGATATCTTTAAGTTTAAGGGTGTGTTAGATTGAACACAATTGCATCTTTTCCCTATTTGATATTTTCTACAAAATCAAGTGATCGTTTCCTTATATAGTGGTCCACTGCAATTGGCAGGGCCACATCGAACTCAATTGCCCCAAATCTCTCTGGCTTTCAACTCTTTCCCACGATTCTTTGGTTCAACATTTTAAAGCTTTATCAACAATCCCAGATTCAGAAAATGGCAGTCTCTTTCACCCGTTTTTCATGGTGGTGTTTGAGGGGTAAAGATAAGAAAGAGCCTACCCCTAATGGGACTTCCCTAAATTCTTCATTTGAATTGGGGTTTGGTCCGAGGGAACCCGAAACAGTCCAGTACCCTTCTGTTAGGGGAAAAAAGGTAGCTTCTTCTAATGGAAAGGTGAAACCAAAGTGGCTGAGTAGGGAAGAGAGGAGTGTGGAGAGGGAGTGCGATTTTGTGATGGTACCATCAGACGGTGATTCTTTGTCAGGGCTGGAATCCGATGGATCTGACTTGTCTATTGGCTGGATGGAACCTCATGGCCCTGGTTTTCAGAGTGAAGAAGAGGATGAGTCTGATAATGGTTTTGCAGTACTTGTTCCTTGCTACAATCCTGGCTACAGAGAGCTTGTGGAGGATTCAGACAATGCGTTTTTGAGTGCCATCAAGAACCTTCCAATTGAGTTCTCTCCTGGTAAGAGAGAATTCTTTTGAAAGTCTTTCATCTTCTTTACAAAGTTGCACTctattaccttttttttttttttttgttttacaaTGCTTTCTGTAGCATTTAGATTTTGTGGGTCTATTTGCTTCATCAATTGTTCTGAATTGTTCTTATGTGCATTTTATGCTGCCTAACTAAAAAGGCAACAAGTTTCATTTTGGGATAATTCAGTTGGACGTTTCTTTTCTTTACTAAGATAAGAGCTTCTATTTCAGTCTTCATTATTAATTGCTGTTACTGTATGTACCCAATAAATGTTTATGATTTATTTGACCATATTATGTTGATTGTTTGGGATCGGATTTTGGTGTTGTGTTCAACATGCGTGTATGTAGCTTATGGCTAACTAATTAGCGTTTTGTTATAAACCTTGGACATTTCTTTCTGGCTTCCAAATCTATGAAAAGCATGAACACAGGAAAGTAGAACTAGAAATGCATTGTGAATAGTGACAATACCGACCTAAGCTACTGCTTCCTTTAAAACATGCCACTCTGTTACTCTTCTACATTTGTTTTCTTGAATCTCAAGTGAATTGCATAGACTAGGTGCATCTAGCCTAGATGTTTGGGTAACTGATTCCCCATACAGGATCTAAATTACAATATGATGAGAGTTGTTTTCCCTTTTAAGATTGGAGTTTTCAATGACAAGAGATTTATGTATATTTTGGCTGAATGTGCAGATTGCAAGAACTACTACATGGAACAAGTCCTCTCTTCCCTTCAGACCTTTGGTGCTTAGAAGGAGCTGATCTTTCTTATTATGGCCCTTTTTAAGAGATCTTTTAGTTTACTAGTACTagtaaaagtaaataaatagaGAGACCATTTTAGAATAAGGTGGTGTTCGCTCAAGCTGCAGTTAACTCGAGCCGAATTGCTGGGAAAGTACAACTTTCAGATTTGGTGATAATTTTTAATCCAGTGGAGATGATCTTTGTTTTTGCTACTATCGTCCTACTCTTAAGATTGATTTTCAGTTCATGATAAATTCTAATGGTCCTCTTTATGCTCAGAGTATTGTGAAATATAATGGATTCTTTGTTTGTAAATACAACCTTCTGTGAATATTTTGATCATGCTTATGCTTTTTGCTTCCTGCTGCTGTAAATAAACTCAACTTTTGGAAAGTTAATCAAGGGCCATTCTGTTTCTtgaatttatattttgttttaatagagTTTGCTCATCTTATTGCTGAGATGGTATATATTTTGATCATGTTTATGTTATTATACTTATCTTTGGTGTATGGAGTTGAATGAGGGCTAACTAGATTACTTGAAACATGGTTGAGAATTTTCACCTAATATTGTTTCAGTCTCATCCTATGAAGATTTACATATCTGCGTTGTGAACATTGACAAAAATATCCAACTAAAGtcaaatttttgtttattgtttattgttttttttttgtttttatcagTAGAGATCTCAAAACCAGTGTCTACAGTTCTTGAACAGGGTGAACTGTCACAAAAGTAAGAGTCTGTTTATCCATGTATACAATATAAATACCTTGACAAACAGCTTGATCAAACGGCCAATTATCTTCTTTGTGAACAGTGAGAATTATGTGTAGCCTAACATAGGGAGGTCCATAACAAAGATTCCATTAATGTCAATTTTGTTTAGTGAGCCTGGAAGTGGACCATTGAATAGCTGAGATGGTATCAATGCTTGCAGTGATGGGGATGTTTcttgcttttatttttataattgagATAAATATTTCTCAGTATGATGGGGAATGATTTGATGAAGTGTTGGAAAATGGAAAAGGAAGAAGTTGGGAAATGCTCATTGGGATCTTCGGTTCCCTATACTCATCACTATCCAAATCATTATGTTTTTGGATACATATTTTTGGACACTACCCTACCaacatgtttaatttttttttttttttatttttggctttttcattttttacatttcaaaatagtttttttttttttaacatttttacggaattttacatATAAATCCCtcttacaacaaaaaattataacaaaaagttgtatagaaacccctattgcaactagcgctgcaaccactttagaaatccaaacaataaatttgaaaaaagttaaaaaaattgtatacgaggtaatttttattttggttgagatgcaaaatgactctaaatttgaaaatt from Cannabis sativa cultivar Pink pepper isolate KNU-18-1 chromosome 4, ASM2916894v1, whole genome shotgun sequence carries:
- the LOC115712793 gene encoding uncharacterized protein LOC115712793, producing MAVSFTRFSWWCLRGKDKKEPTPNGTSLNSSFELGFGPREPETVQYPSVRGKKVASSNGKVKPKWLSREERSVERECDFVMVPSDGDSLSGLESDGSDLSIGWMEPHGPGFQSEEEDESDNGFAVLVPCYNPGYRELVEDSDNAFLSAIKNLPIEFSPDCKNYYMEQVLSSLQTFGA